The Candidatus Falkowbacteria bacterium nucleotide sequence ATCGCTCCTTGCTTCCGCGATGAGGATCCGCGCAATGACCGCCACCCTGGCGACTTCTACCAGATCGATTTGGAGATGAGCTTCGTCGAGCAGGAGGATATCTGGAACACCGTCGAGCCGCTGATGATCGAGCTGACTGAGAAGTTCGGCAACAAGGAAGTCATCCAGAAACCGTTTCCGCGCTATACCTGGCACGAAGTCATGACCAAATACGGCATCGACAAGCCTGATTTGCGCTTCGACTTCGAGATCAAGCCGGTTAGCCGGCTGGTAGCTGGCTGCGGTTTCTCGGTCTTTGCCGATGCCGTCGCGACCGGCGGCGTAGTGCATGCCTTGAAGATCGACGGCGGCGCCAAGTTCTCCCGCAAGGAGATCGATGAGATGACCGAAATCGCTAGAAGCAAAGGCGCCAAAGGCCTGGCCTACATTTCCTGGAAAGAAGACGAGGGCCTGGTCTCGCCGATCATCAAATTCTTGGGTGACGAGCTAACCAAACAGGTTATGGATGAGGTCGGGGCCAAACAGGGCGATATCGTCTTCTTCGGCGCTGATACTTGGAAGACCGTCTGCGCCGCCCTCGGCGCGGTCCGCAACGATTGCGGCAGCCGCCTGGGCCTCAAGGATAATACCAAGGCCGCCTGGTGCTGGGTCAAGGATTTCCCGATGTATGATTACTCTGATATAGAGGACGGCCGCGTCGATTTCGGCCATAACCCGTTCTCGATGCCTCAGGGCGGCATGCAGGCCCTGCTCGAACAGAACCCGTTGGAAATCCTGGCCTATCAATATGACCTAGTCTGCAACGGCTATGAGATCTCTTCCGGTGCGATCCGCAACCATCGTCCAGACATCATGTACAAAGCCTTCGAGTTGGCCGGCTACACCAAGGATGACGTGGACAAGCGCTTCGGCGGCATGATCCGCGCCTTCGAATACGGTGCACCGCCTCACGGCGGCATCGCTCCGGGCATCGACCGCCTGATGATGGTGCTGTTCGACCTCGATTCAATCCGCGATATCTACGCCTTTCCGAAGGACGGCCAGGCCCGCGATGCCATGATGGACTCGCCGAGCGAGGTGACTGAGAGACAGCTCAAGGAACTGCATATCAAATTGAACATCCCGCCGAAATTGGCTGACAAGATATACGACAAAGGCGAATAGCTCGCAAAAACAAAAAGGGACTGCTGGGGTTTAATCCAGCAGTCTTTTTTGTTCAAGCTCGAGATCGAGCTTGAGGAGTTGTCGTTTTTGCTCTGGGGTGAGCTTGATTCTTTTGTAGACTGATAACTCAATCTCAAGTTCTTTTCGGGAATCAAGCCGATCCTGGAGCGGGTTTTCTTTGGGGGGAAGGAGAATGTGAGAGGTGGCGGTGGCCGAGGGGAAGGTCGAAATAAATGCGACGAAGACGGCGGTGATCAGGATTTTCATAATCCTTTTCTCCTTTCTTGGTAAGGTTCATTTAAACAATCAAATATACCATAGATTGGTATATTTGTCAATAGTAATGTCTGTTCGCCTCCCGTTTTATTCATAAAATCTTAATGAATTGTTGCAAAAGTTAGCCAAAGTGGTATGTTATTAATATAGGTTAACAAATAAGCCGAATCCGGCCACACATGGCCGAACGGCAACAAATTTATGGAACAGCCAATCATGGCTCGCGAAGCCAACAATGCGGCTAAATTCGCCTTCCTGTATCTCTTGTCTCTGGTCTCGCTGGTGTTCGTCAGTACCTCTGTCGGCATGGTAATCTTCCAGATAATCAACAAGTTCATCACCGACCCGATACATACCGAAGCCTTCGAGCAGGGGGCGCTGAAATACGCCGTAGCTGCCTTGATCATCGCTAGCCCGATCTATTTCCTGACTGTCCGCCACATCAACCAGAGCCTGGTCTCAGGCAAATTGGAAATGCAAGCGGCTATCAGGCGCTGGCTGACCTACCTCATCCTCCTGATCGTTTCAGTGGTCATGATCGGCTGGCTGATCGGCACCTTGACCAGTTACATGAACGGCGATCTGACAGCGAAGTTCGGTCTCAAGGCCTTGGCATCGTTGCTGATTGCCGGAGTAATCGGCGGATACTATTGGTATGATATTCGAAGAGAGAAAGTAGAGTCAGATGATAAGACGGCGATGTGGTACGGCTATTCGAGTAGCGCCCTAGTGGTCGTCGCATTGGTATTAGCCATTATTTATGCCGGTTCGCCCGGTGAAGCCCGTGACCGGCGTACCGATGAGCTGCTTCTGGGCCGCTTTGACGTCATTGATAGCGCCATCAACTCGTATTATATGGAAAACGGCAAGATGCCGTCGGATCTGGATACGCTAGTCAAAGAGAAGCGGATTACTGACGAAAAACAGCTCACCGACCCGGTCAGCGGCGAGAAGATAGTCTATAAGCCGGGCAAAGACAAGCTGTATGAGCTCTGCGCCACCTTCAGGCGTGGGAATAAGGAAGAAGATCTGAATCGGTATTATTCCTCCCGTTGGCCGCATGACGCTGGAAATCAGTGCCTTACTCAGCGCCTCTCGGCCCTGCCTGATGGCAAGACAATAGTTCCGGCTGAGCCGAAACCGGCCCCGGTGAGATAGTTGACAAATCGCGAAAAAGCCATTAAAATAAGCAAAAATCCAAGGTAAATCGCTTGGGTTTTTGTTTTTGGTCGAGGAACATAAATTCCCGACCATACAAAAAGCCTTTGGCTTTTATATGTCCTTTTTATCATAAACGCAATCAAGAAGCTGATAAAAATCCACCGCATCGACAAGGAGACCGGAATGAAGAAGGAAGGGGACCCGAGGAAGACCAAGGTAGAGTTGTTTCCAGAACCGAAGGATCGGATCATTTTCGCTTTGAACACTTCAGATTTCGTCCGCGCGCAGTGCCTGGTATCGCTCCTCTCGAGCCATGTCGGGTATTTCAAGTTCGGACCGGAATTGGCTAGCGCGATGCTGGCCAGCCTGCTGTGCTCGTCGGACAGTGCCGCCGCCGACAATATGCGGAAGGTACGCGCAATATTCAACGAAGCCAAGGACCGGATATTCTGGGATGGCCGGCTGGCAGGCATTGCCAGCACGATCGGCTCGACGACCAAGACCCTGTCCGACATGGGAGTCTGCATGCTCAGCGTGCAGGCCAAACAAGGGATGAGGTCAATTTCGGCCGCCAGCGAGAACAAAGGCAAGAGCCTGTTGTTCGCTGCTACGCCACGTTCGTCGGTCGACCATGAGGAATGCCGAGCGAATTGCCTGGTCACCAGCAAGCAAGAGGTCCGGCTGATCGAGATGATCAGAGACAAGGGTGTCGACGGCATCATTTGCTCGTCTCACGAGACCGCTGCCATCCGAGCCTGCTTGCCGGAAGCATGCGTCGCGACCCGCGACGTGCGTCCGCTCTGGGTGCCGGTCAGTAACCGCAGCAAGGTCATTACCCCGCACCAAG carries:
- the aspS gene encoding aspartate--tRNA ligase — translated: MLRTHTCGELTKALAGQEVELSGWVAKRRDHGGIIFIDLRDRYGITQLTFDEKFGAEAYQAADRLRSEWVIHIKGKVAARPDEMVNDKLPTGTIEVEVSTLEVLSESKPLPFELDDEKAKDVKESMRLKYRFLDLRRPKLQEVLMKRNEVIRHVRDYFKQLNFVEVQTPILANSSPEGARDYLVPSRLYPGKFYALPQAPQQFKQLLMVGGFDRYFQIAPCFRDEDPRNDRHPGDFYQIDLEMSFVEQEDIWNTVEPLMIELTEKFGNKEVIQKPFPRYTWHEVMTKYGIDKPDLRFDFEIKPVSRLVAGCGFSVFADAVATGGVVHALKIDGGAKFSRKEIDEMTEIARSKGAKGLAYISWKEDEGLVSPIIKFLGDELTKQVMDEVGAKQGDIVFFGADTWKTVCAALGAVRNDCGSRLGLKDNTKAAWCWVKDFPMYDYSDIEDGRVDFGHNPFSMPQGGMQALLEQNPLEILAYQYDLVCNGYEISSGAIRNHRPDIMYKAFELAGYTKDDVDKRFGGMIRAFEYGAPPHGGIAPGIDRLMMVLFDLDSIRDIYAFPKDGQARDAMMDSPSEVTERQLKELHIKLNIPPKLADKIYDKGE